The Chitinophagales bacterium genome has a window encoding:
- a CDS encoding NADH-quinone oxidoreductase subunit C, producing the protein MALTNEIVKNRLTEKFGDSLTEWEEQYGLLTCTMPAADNLKVLQFLYDDEELRFRFMTDLTGVHYPERKGEELCVVYHMHNMVDGMRLRLKVYVPVEKPDVFTSTKLFSAANWMERETYDFFGINFVGHPDMRRILNVDEMDYFPMRKEYTLEDPTRTDKDDEMFGRGGTIV; encoded by the coding sequence ATGGCATTGACCAACGAGATAGTAAAAAACAGGCTGACGGAAAAGTTCGGCGACTCGCTCACAGAGTGGGAAGAGCAGTATGGTTTGCTTACCTGCACTATGCCTGCTGCCGACAACCTGAAAGTATTGCAGTTTCTTTATGATGATGAAGAGCTGCGTTTTCGTTTTATGACCGACCTGACAGGGGTGCATTATCCCGAAAGGAAAGGCGAAGAGCTATGCGTAGTGTACCATATGCACAACATGGTAGATGGTATGCGCCTGCGCCTGAAGGTATACGTACCGGTTGAAAAACCGGATGTATTTACATCAACCAAACTGTTTTCGGCAGCCAACTGGATGGAGCGTGAGACCTACGACTTTTTCGGGATCAACTTTGTTGGTCACCCCGATATGAGGCGTATTTTGAATGTAGACGAAATGGATTACTTCCCCATGAGGAAGGAATATACTCTGGAAGACCCCACACGTACAGACAAGGATGATGAGATGTTTGGCCGTGGTGGTACGATAGTGTAA
- a CDS encoding SRPBCC domain-containing protein: MAYDLTLEFHLPVPPAKVMRLLTDAELIKAWSGNGAKMENKVGGKMEYFDNWVSGNVLKTGDDELAYTWSVTEWDMDVPPSEVHYKLFDEHGGTRVEVKHINLPDEEEMKKHEGGWTEHFFGPMENYILENDF; encoded by the coding sequence ATGGCTTACGACCTGACATTGGAGTTTCATTTGCCCGTACCACCCGCAAAGGTGATGCGACTGTTGACAGATGCTGAACTGATAAAAGCATGGAGCGGTAACGGGGCTAAGATGGAAAACAAGGTCGGCGGAAAGATGGAGTACTTTGACAATTGGGTGAGTGGTAATGTGCTGAAGACAGGAGACGATGAATTGGCCTATACATGGTCGGTTACAGAGTGGGATATGGATGTGCCACCATCTGAAGTGCATTATAAGTTGTTTGACGAGCATGGAGGAACGAGGGTGGAAGTGAAACACATCAACCTGCCCGATGAAGAGGAGATGAAAAAACATGAAGGAGGCTGGACAGAGCATTTCTTCGGACCTATGGAAAACTATATACTGGAAAACGATTTTTGA
- a CDS encoding NADH-quinone oxidoreductase subunit B: MGRPVQYNTNVKLAEMPEGYSGEGFMATSFDKIIGLARKNSLWPLPFATSCCGIEFMATMGSNYDLARFGSERMGFTPRQCDVLLVAGTIAKKMAPVLRQVYLQMAEPRWVIAIGACASSGGIFDTYSVLQGIDQVIPVDVYVSGCPPRPEAILEGVMHVQELVHNESLRRRNSDQYKALLESYGIQ, from the coding sequence ATGGGTCGTCCGGTACAATATAATACTAATGTGAAGTTGGCGGAAATGCCTGAAGGCTATTCCGGAGAGGGCTTTATGGCCACGTCGTTTGACAAAATAATAGGCCTGGCGCGTAAGAACTCGCTGTGGCCATTGCCATTCGCTACCTCTTGTTGTGGTATCGAGTTCATGGCTACTATGGGTTCTAACTACGACCTAGCGCGTTTTGGCTCTGAGCGCATGGGCTTTACGCCCCGCCAGTGCGATGTGCTGCTGGTGGCGGGTACTATTGCCAAAAAAATGGCGCCGGTACTTCGCCAGGTGTACCTGCAGATGGCAGAACCCCGCTGGGTGATAGCTATTGGAGCATGTGCCTCTAGTGGTGGAATATTTGATACTTACTCTGTATTGCAGGGTATAGACCAGGTGATACCCGTAGATGTATATGTTTCAGGATGCCCTCCACGCCCGGAGGCGATACTGGAAGGCGTGATGCATGTACAGGAGCTGGTACATAATGAAAGTTTGCGCCGCAGAAACAGCGATCAGTATAAAGCATTGCTGGAAAGCTATGGCATACAATAA
- a CDS encoding nuclear transport factor 2 family protein codes for MRLLTVISVLVILTSCGDAVKVDYRTGEHKPEDVRKMAYEFNAAMIAKDTAKLSTLLHDKLSYGHSNGWIETKEEQKANLYNGTITYHSVEQPELKVIMNGDIATVRGNGIFDVDYKEHEHLLFDLNVMQTWVYEDGRWQMLNRQSAVNKKE; via the coding sequence ATGAGGCTATTGACTGTTATATCGGTACTGGTAATACTTACCTCCTGCGGCGATGCCGTGAAGGTGGATTATCGTACAGGTGAGCATAAGCCTGAGGATGTGAGGAAGATGGCCTATGAGTTCAATGCAGCTATGATAGCAAAAGATACTGCTAAGCTCAGCACCTTGTTACATGACAAACTCAGCTATGGGCACAGCAACGGCTGGATAGAAACAAAAGAAGAGCAGAAGGCGAATTTGTATAATGGCACCATTACTTATCACAGTGTGGAGCAGCCTGAACTGAAAGTGATCATGAACGGAGATATCGCCACGGTAAGAGGCAATGGTATTTTCGATGTGGATTATAAAGAACACGAACACCTGTTATTTGACCTGAACGTGATGCAGACATGGGTGTACGAGGACGGACGCTGGCAAATGCTGAACAGGCAGAGTGCAGTGAACAAAAAAGAATAA
- the ndhC gene encoding NADH-quinone oxidoreductase subunit A, with product MDILLLATDQNTPINYLPVVVQLVVALGFVVVTLLATHLLGPKRKTADKLISFESGIPSVGNARQPMAIKYFLVAILFVLFDVEVIFFYPYAVNFRDLGTDGFWAVVMFVSFFLCGFIYIVKKGALDWED from the coding sequence ATGGACATCTTATTACTGGCAACTGATCAGAACACGCCTATCAATTATCTACCGGTTGTGGTGCAACTGGTGGTGGCATTAGGCTTCGTAGTAGTTACATTACTGGCCACTCACCTCCTCGGGCCAAAAAGAAAAACCGCTGATAAGCTCATAAGCTTTGAGAGTGGTATACCATCGGTGGGTAATGCCCGCCAGCCCATGGCTATCAAATATTTCCTGGTAGCGATTTTATTCGTTCTGTTCGATGTGGAAGTGATATTCTTCTATCCCTATGCGGTCAATTTCCGCGATCTGGGAACAGACGGTTTCTGGGCAGTGGTAATGTTTGTATCTTTCTTCCTTTGCGGCTTTATATATATCGTGAAAAAAGGTGCTTTGGATTGGGAAGATTAG
- a CDS encoding NADH-quinone oxidoreductase subunit D, protein MSEHNQNIQLAEESLEKQTTTLNLGPTHPATHGIFENILEIDGERVYSAKQTVGYIHRAFEKIAERRPYYQVTPLTDRLNYCSAPINNMGWHMTIEKLLGLKLPKRVDYMRVLVMELARIADHLICNSVVAVDTGALTGFTYVFQWRELIYEIYEEISGSRLTTNMGRVGGFERNFSDVAWQKIDKFVQGFPAVMKEFESLLDRNRIFMDRCIGAGPINAERALNYGFTGPNLRATGVDYDVRVAHPYSSYEDFDFKVPTGTTGDVYDRYLVRNAEIWESLSIVKQAIEKIKKIEQEDPSQKDVFYAKDADKYHLPPKQDVYTKMEALIYHFKMVMGEIEVLPGEVYHSVEGANGELGFYLISDGGRCAYRLHFRRPCFIYYQAFPEMIHGGLLSDAIIALSSLNVIAGELDA, encoded by the coding sequence ATGTCTGAGCATAATCAAAATATACAACTAGCAGAAGAGTCGCTGGAGAAACAGACGACTACACTGAACCTGGGTCCTACACACCCGGCCACGCATGGTATATTCGAGAATATACTCGAAATAGACGGCGAGCGGGTGTACAGTGCCAAGCAGACAGTTGGTTATATACACAGGGCATTTGAAAAGATTGCCGAACGCAGGCCATACTACCAGGTCACTCCGCTAACAGACAGGCTCAACTATTGTTCCGCGCCCATCAACAATATGGGCTGGCACATGACCATAGAAAAACTGCTGGGGCTGAAGCTTCCTAAACGCGTAGACTATATGCGTGTGCTGGTGATGGAGTTGGCACGTATTGCCGACCACCTGATATGTAACTCAGTAGTTGCGGTAGATACCGGGGCGCTTACAGGTTTCACTTATGTGTTTCAGTGGCGCGAACTGATATATGAGATATATGAGGAGATAAGCGGATCTCGTCTTACGACCAATATGGGCCGTGTAGGAGGTTTTGAGCGCAACTTCTCTGATGTTGCCTGGCAGAAGATAGACAAATTTGTGCAGGGCTTTCCTGCCGTGATGAAGGAGTTCGAATCTCTGCTGGACCGTAACAGGATATTTATGGACCGCTGTATTGGTGCAGGTCCGATAAATGCGGAAAGGGCGCTGAACTATGGTTTCACCGGTCCTAACCTCAGGGCTACGGGTGTAGACTATGATGTGCGTGTGGCTCACCCGTATTCATCTTACGAAGATTTTGATTTTAAAGTACCGACCGGTACTACCGGCGATGTGTACGACCGTTACCTGGTGCGTAATGCAGAGATATGGGAAAGCCTGAGCATTGTAAAACAGGCAATAGAGAAAATAAAGAAAATAGAGCAGGAAGACCCTTCGCAGAAGGATGTTTTTTATGCTAAAGATGCAGATAAATATCACCTGCCGCCCAAACAGGATGTATATACTAAAATGGAAGCCCTGATATACCACTTTAAAATGGTGATGGGCGAGATAGAGGTATTGCCGGGCGAGGTATATCACAGTGTAGAAGGTGCGAACGGCGAGTTAGGGTTTTACCTGATAAGTGATGGTGGACGTTGCGCGTATCGCTTACACTTCCGCAGGCCATGTTTCATTTATTACCAGGCATTCCCTGAGATGATACACGGTGGTTTGCTGAGTGATGCGATCATTGCATTGAGTAGTTTGAATGTGATAGCGGGAGAGTTGGATGCTTAA
- a CDS encoding NAD(P)H-dependent oxidoreductase subunit E, which produces MIKFSEEKLNKVKEIMARYPEGKQKSALIPVLHIAQEEFGGWLEIPVMDYVAELLSITPIEVYEVATFYTMFNLKPVGKYVLEVCRTGPCMLNGSDEIIEYIKQKLNIKEGETTADGLFTLKPAECLGACGYAPMMQLGKTYREFLTNEKIDQLIDELRASAKN; this is translated from the coding sequence ATGATAAAGTTTAGTGAAGAAAAACTGAATAAAGTAAAAGAGATCATGGCGCGCTACCCGGAAGGGAAGCAAAAGAGTGCCCTGATACCTGTTTTGCACATAGCACAGGAGGAGTTCGGCGGATGGCTGGAAATACCTGTTATGGACTATGTGGCAGAGTTACTGAGCATTACGCCTATCGAGGTATATGAGGTAGCGACATTCTATACGATGTTCAACCTGAAACCCGTTGGTAAATATGTGCTGGAAGTATGCCGTACAGGGCCTTGTATGCTCAACGGCAGCGATGAGATAATCGAGTATATCAAGCAAAAGCTGAATATAAAAGAAGGAGAAACAACGGCAGATGGTCTGTTTACCCTGAAACCTGCAGAATGTCTGGGAGCATGTGGATATGCGCCTATGATGCAGCTGGGCAAAACATACCGCGAGTTTTTGACCAACGAGAAGATAGACCAGTTGATAGACGAGTTGAGAGCATCAGCAAAAAACTAA